The Halobacillus amylolyticus nucleotide sequence CAAAGGATATGCGTGTCATTTTAATTAAACTAGCTGACCGTTTGCATAATATGAGGACATTGAAGCATTTGCCTCCTGAAAAGCAAAGGAGAATTTCTAATGAAACATTAGAAATCTTTGCTCCCCTTGCTCACCGACTTGGGATCTCGACGATTAAGTGGGAACTCGAAGATACAGCCTTGCGCTATTTAAATCCACAGCAATATTATCGAATTGTTCATTTAATGAAGCAAAAACGTAATCAACGTGAATCCTATATTGAAGATGTGATGGGTGAAATCCGTGGCCAGCTAAATGATGTGAACATTGAAGCAGATTTGAACGGACGCCCTAAACATTTATATAGTATATACCGCAAAATGGTACTTCAGAATAAACAATTCAATGAAATATACGATTTGCTGGCTGTACGGATTCAAGTGGAAAGTATTAAAGATTGCTACGCTGTACTAGGAATCATTCATACATGCTGGAAGCCAATGCCTGGGCGTTTTAAAGATTATATTGCTATGCCAAAACCAAATTTATACCAATCCTTGCATACGACGGTGATAGGGCCTAAAGGTGATCCATTAGAAGTACAAATCCGCACACACGAAATGCATGAGATTGCGGAATATGGAATTGCAGCACATTGGGCATATAAGGAAGGAAAACAAACCCCTGCGATTCAGTCTTTTGAAGATAAGCTGACTTGGTTTCGTGAAATCTTGGACTGGCAAAGTGAAACGAATGACGCTGAAGAATTTATGGAATCGTTAAAGGTTGATCTATTCTCTGATATGGTCTATGTTTTCACTCCTAAAGGCGACGTGATTGAACTTCCGTCAGGTTCAGTACCGATTGATTTTGCCTATCTTATTCATACTGAAGTAGGAAATCAAACGATTGGAGCGAAGGTGAACGGTAAAATGGAGCCGCTGGATTACCAGTTGAACACTGGTGACATTGTTGAGATGATGACTTCGAAACATTCCTATGGACCCTCCAAAGACTGGATCAAGCTCACACAGACATCACAAGCAAAAAATAAAATCAAGCAATTTTTTAAACGACAAAGAAAAGAAGAAAACGTGACAAAAGGCCGCGAAATGGTAGAGCGTGAAATTCGTAACTTTGACCTTCAGCCGAAAGAAGTATTCACCGCCGATAACCTTAGCCGTGTGTCTGAAAAATTTAACTTTGCAAATGAAGAAGACATGTTCGCGGCAGTAGGCTACCAGGGGATCACGGCCGCCCAAATCGCTACACGTTTAACTGAGAAATTAAGAAGACAACAGCAAAAAGAACAAAACTTAGAGGAAACCCTCGCTGATGTAACAACAACAGAAATTAAGAAATCATCGACTACTGGCAAAAAGGATTCCGGCGTTAGAGTGGAAGGTGTTGATAACCTGCTCGTTCGCCTTTCTAAATGCTGCAACCCTGTACCAGGTGATGAGATTGTCGGTTATATTACTAAGGGGCGCGGTGTATCTGTGCATCGTACAGATTGTCCTAACGTTCAGACAGAGGAAGCGAAGCCGCGCTTATTGCCTGTCCATTGGGAAAAAGGTCCAACAAATACGAAACAGTATCATGTTGATTTAGAGATTTGGGGTTATGACCGCCGTGGGTTATTAAACGAAGTCTTACAGGCTGTCAATGAAACAAAGACAAATATAACTGCTGTTTCTGGAAAATCCGATCGTAATAAAATGGCGACGATCCATATAACGATCCTTATTCAAAATACGGATCACTTACGAAAAATTGTGGAGAGAATTAAACAAATTCACGATGTGTATACAGTGCGCCGTGTGATGCAATAAGTAAAAGGGAGAATGTAAACATGAGGGCTGTTATTCAAAGGGCGATAAGTGCTTCCGTAGAGGTTGAACGAGAAGTAATTGGACAGATCAATGAGGGACTTGTCATTTTACTTGGTGTCACCCATGAGGATACGGAGGAAGATGTTCGCTACCTAGTGAAAAAAATTCCCCATTTACGTATTTTTGAAGATCGTGATGGCAAAATGAACCATTCATTGCTTGACGTAAATGGGGGGCTCCTCTCTATTTCACAGTTCACTTTATATGGGGAGACCCGAAAAGGAAGACGTCCTAACTTTATGGAAGCTGCAAAGCCTGAACAAGCGAATAAATTGTACGAGAGATTTAATGAGCTATTGAGGAGTGAAGGTATAGAAGTTGAAACAGGCGCGTTCGGTGAGATGATGAATATACAACTGACAAACAGTGGTCCTGTGACACTTATTATCGACAGTAAGGAAAAATAACAGTAAACCTGCAGCTTATGCTGCAGGTTTACTTATTGTCACTAATTCAAATGAACCCATTCTCTAATCAAAATAACTTATAAGTCCATTGACAACTCCCTGAGTGACTTTATTTTGAAAAACGGAACTTTTGACTATCCGTTCTTCTGTAGGGTTAGAAAGAAATCCTAACTCAAGGAGGACTGCTGGCTTCTTATTATTTTTAAGGACATGAAAATCACCATGTTTGATGCCGCGGTCCCTGAGGTCTACAGCTTCGGCCAAACTAGACTGAATGTTGCTGGCAACTGACTTTGAGTTGCTATGATAATAGTAAGTGCCTATTCCAGAGACACTTATGTCCTTTGGAAAGCTATTATAGTGAATACTTACAAACACGTCCGCCTTTGAAGTATTAGACAGGATTGTTCTTGCCGACAACGATACATATGAATCGTTTGAACGTGTCATCATTACATGAGCACCGTTTTGCTCAATGGCATTCTTTAACTTTTTAGTGGTTTGTAATGTCAGTGTTTTTTCGTAGCTTCCATTAGCACCAATTGCCCCAGGGTCAAAACCTCCGTGGCCAGCATCGATCATGATGGTTTTTCCACTTAAACTGTCAGATTTTTTATTGGAAGGTTGAGGGGGTGTAGATGAACTTCCGGCCTTTACAATCCAGCCTGCCACATAAGCTTCCATATCCTTATAGGAGATTTTGTACCATTGGCCTTCTTTACCCAATACATCAAATTGATCACCTTTATGGCCATGGCCAACTACTTTATTATTCGAGGAAGGGCCTGATCGAATGTTCGTACCGTTGTAAAGAAGTGTGATTTTTGAACTTTGTACTTTGGGTGTAGAAGTGGAGCTTTTCTTATCTGTAACAAGCCACCCTGCAACCCAGCCTGTTTTGTTGTTATCTAATCTAATCTGGAACCAGCCCTTGCTTTCGGAAACATAATCAAATGTTTTCCCTTTTCCTACCTGAGTAATAATCGAGGTGTTTGTAGACCCCTGTGTTCTAACATTTATTACAGCAGTTGTCACTGTTACCTGACCGAGTGATTTGGTGTTTGATGTTGTTTCCTTTTTACCTTTAGAATTACTGTGAGTATATGTACTTAAATAATCACTATGAACCCACCCAGAAACTTTTGCACTGGAAATCAACACCCAATCACCTTGTTGCTTTTTCTTTGTTACTTGTATATTTTTCATTAAATAACCGCGGAGCTTTCCATCCATTCCTGGTTGTTCCCTAACACGTAAATAATCGACCTTAGATGTAAGGGATTCCTCTTGCTTTATTTTGACGAGGTAGCTAGCAACCCAACCCTTTTTATCGTTCCATTCAATTTGTGTCCAATCGTTTTTCTCATTAACAATGCGATAGGTTTCACTGTTGTTAGCTTGCCCAATAATGGGATCTGACAGACTAGGACCTGACCTTACATTTAAACGGTCCACCTGTATAACAGCTTGATCAGCATGAACAATATTTGTCGTCATCCAGATTAAGCCGGCAAAAATAAATAATAATGATAACCAACCTTTCATACTTTTGCATACACCTCCATATTTTGTTGACTTTACACATATTCGACAAACGTTCCTGATCCCCTTCTCTAGTGTACAGAAAAAATTTCACTGGCAGTGATGAATGGTTTGAAATAAGACTTGATGAACTTTCGCTATCTCATATATAAATAAACTTGACATGTGATTAACTAAAACTATATGATAGTAATCAATTGTAAATGAATCGACTATAACCATT carries:
- a CDS encoding N-acetylmuramoyl-L-alanine amidase; amino-acid sequence: MKGWLSLLFIFAGLIWMTTNIVHADQAVIQVDRLNVRSGPSLSDPIIGQANNSETYRIVNEKNDWTQIEWNDKKGWVASYLVKIKQEESLTSKVDYLRVREQPGMDGKLRGYLMKNIQVTKKKQQGDWVLISSAKVSGWVHSDYLSTYTHSNSKGKKETTSNTKSLGQVTVTTAVINVRTQGSTNTSIITQVGKGKTFDYVSESKGWFQIRLDNNKTGWVAGWLVTDKKSSTSTPKVQSSKITLLYNGTNIRSGPSSNNKVVGHGHKGDQFDVLGKEGQWYKISYKDMEAYVAGWIVKAGSSSTPPQPSNKKSDSLSGKTIMIDAGHGGFDPGAIGANGSYEKTLTLQTTKKLKNAIEQNGAHVMMTRSNDSYVSLSARTILSNTSKADVFVSIHYNSFPKDISVSGIGTYYYHSNSKSVASNIQSSLAEAVDLRDRGIKHGDFHVLKNNKKPAVLLELGFLSNPTEERIVKSSVFQNKVTQGVVNGLISYFD
- the dtd gene encoding D-aminoacyl-tRNA deacylase; amino-acid sequence: MRAVIQRAISASVEVEREVIGQINEGLVILLGVTHEDTEEDVRYLVKKIPHLRIFEDRDGKMNHSLLDVNGGLLSISQFTLYGETRKGRRPNFMEAAKPEQANKLYERFNELLRSEGIEVETGAFGEMMNIQLTNSGPVTLIIDSKEK
- a CDS encoding RelA/SpoT family protein; this encodes MAKDNILTAEEVIEQASQYMNNDDLAFIRRAFEFANYAHSEQYRKSGEPYIIHPIQVAGILVNLEMDPETIASGFLHDVVEDTEIGLEEIETSFNTEVSMLVDGVTKLGKIKYKSKEAQQAENHRKMFVAMAKDMRVILIKLADRLHNMRTLKHLPPEKQRRISNETLEIFAPLAHRLGISTIKWELEDTALRYLNPQQYYRIVHLMKQKRNQRESYIEDVMGEIRGQLNDVNIEADLNGRPKHLYSIYRKMVLQNKQFNEIYDLLAVRIQVESIKDCYAVLGIIHTCWKPMPGRFKDYIAMPKPNLYQSLHTTVIGPKGDPLEVQIRTHEMHEIAEYGIAAHWAYKEGKQTPAIQSFEDKLTWFREILDWQSETNDAEEFMESLKVDLFSDMVYVFTPKGDVIELPSGSVPIDFAYLIHTEVGNQTIGAKVNGKMEPLDYQLNTGDIVEMMTSKHSYGPSKDWIKLTQTSQAKNKIKQFFKRQRKEENVTKGREMVEREIRNFDLQPKEVFTADNLSRVSEKFNFANEEDMFAAVGYQGITAAQIATRLTEKLRRQQQKEQNLEETLADVTTTEIKKSSTTGKKDSGVRVEGVDNLLVRLSKCCNPVPGDEIVGYITKGRGVSVHRTDCPNVQTEEAKPRLLPVHWEKGPTNTKQYHVDLEIWGYDRRGLLNEVLQAVNETKTNITAVSGKSDRNKMATIHITILIQNTDHLRKIVERIKQIHDVYTVRRVMQ